One window of Hydractinia symbiolongicarpus strain clone_291-10 chromosome 3, HSymV2.1, whole genome shotgun sequence genomic DNA carries:
- the LOC130636154 gene encoding ras-related protein Rab-6A-like, whose product MSANDEGLVRKYKLVFLGEQSVGKTSLITRFMYDSFDSTYQATIGIDFLSKTVIVGDNQIRLQIWDTAGTERFRSLIPNYIRDLSAAVAVYDISSSASFAEINRWIDDVRREKGDDVVIFLCGNKTDLAEKRRISMEQGMHRARELGVDFVETSAKSGHNVKKLFRDIASSLQGLSSGKPDTKREPIHIIVQPHSAEEVIGKDNCGC is encoded by the exons ATGAGTGCCAATGATGAGGGTCTTGTAAgaaaatacaagttggtatTTCTTGGTGAACAAAGTG ttggaaaaacatcactaatcACACGGTTTATGTATGACAGCTTTGATAGTACATACCAG GCAACTATTGGAAttgattttttatcaaaaactgTCATCGTTGGTGACAATCAG ATTCGATTACAAATTTGGGATACTGCAGGTACAGAACGATTTAGAAGTCTTATCCCCAACTACATTCGTGATTTATCAGCAGCTGTAGCAGTTTACGATATTTCAA GTTCGGCATCATTTGCTGAGATTAATCGCTGGATTGACGATGTACGAAGAGAAAAAGGAGACGATGTTGTCATATTTCTGTGTGGAAATAAAACAGATTTAGCTGAGAAGAG GAGAATATCAATGGAACAAGGAATGCATCGAGCTCGTGAGCTTGGTGTTGATTTTGTGGAGACCAGTGCAAAGAGTGGTCACAATGTAAAGAAG TTGTTCAGAGATATCGCATCTTCACTCCAAGGTTTAAGCTCAGGTAAACCAGACACAAAACGTGAACCCATTCATATTATCGTTCAACCTCACTCTGCTGAAGAGGTGATTGGGAAAGATAACTGTGGATGTTGA